In the Anastrepha obliqua isolate idAnaObli1 chromosome 1, idAnaObli1_1.0, whole genome shotgun sequence genome, one interval contains:
- the LOC129235659 gene encoding tigger transposable element-derived protein 2-like — MSAGTSGATEFKTKFGEMVKTEELYPEQVYNMDETGLNIKMLPETTFLGSHEQSASGFKKNKERITVVVCSNAAGTHKVPLFVIDNAPTHSHDCAVDDIQLVYLPPNVTSLVQPMDQGVIESLKRRYRRKLVSEILQHSESEDKGLLEVIKKINIKDVIYMLATAFQEMPSSTFVKSWRKLWPDVENLIVISNIAGAEEEENKSTLQDLQKLSGNESLLAEDVENWMINCDELLENEFLNDNEIIDLANKEQEEDDQSSDVEEEKTVSHEEAKNVMEIALKH; from the exons ATGTCTGCTGGTACTTCTGGTGCGACAGAATTCAAGACTAAGtttggtgaaatggttaaaacagAGGAATTATATCCAGAACAAGTCTATAATATGGACGAGACCGGGCTAAACATTAAAATGTTACCCGAAACAACTTTTCTAGGCAGTCATGAACAGTCTGCCTCtggcttcaaaaagaacaaagaacGTATTACAGTGGTCGTTTGTTCGAATGCAGCAGGGACTCATAAAGTTCCTCTTTTCGTTATTG ATAATGCTCCAACCCATTCTCATGACTGCGCTGTAGATGACATACAATTAGTTTATCTTCCTCCTAATGTGACAAGCTTAGTGCAACCAATGGACCAAGGAGTGATCGAAAGCTTAAAAAGACGATACAGGCGTAAACTTGTTTCTGAAATTCTGCAACATTCGGAGAGTGAAGACAAAGGTCTTTTAGAAGTCATCAAAAAGATCAATATCAAGGACGTTATCTATATGTTAGCTACAGCATTTCAAGAAATGCCCTCTTCAACGTTTGTTAAGTCTTGGAGAAAACTTTGGCCAGATGTTGAGAATCTAATTGTGATCTCGAATATTGCAGGggctgaagaagaagaaaacaagtcTACTTTACAAGACCTTCAAAAGTTATCGGGTAACGAATCATTACTGGCAGAAGATGTGGAAAATTGGATGATAAACTGTGACGAACtccttgaaaatgaatttttgaatgataACGAAATCATAGATTTAGCAAACAAAgaacaagaggaagatgatcAGAGTAGTGACGTTGAAGAGGAGAAAACAGTTTCTcatgaagaagccaaaaatgtgATGGAAATTGCATTGAAGCATTAG